One stretch of Pelmatolapia mariae isolate MD_Pm_ZW linkage group LG3_W, Pm_UMD_F_2, whole genome shotgun sequence DNA includes these proteins:
- the LOC134623864 gene encoding Fc receptor-like A gives MKETSVLCLLFLISLLSCTTNQARLTVSPSSSQFFEGDFVSLSCEEDDSSAGWTLRRNTSKQQRTQCGDGWGKPAGSSCNISYIYTSDSGVYWCESRESPISNMVNLTVTGGSVILQSPVLPVMEGDDVTLLCKTKTTPSNLPAAFYKDGSLIRKQPTGHMTIQHVSRSDEGLYKCDISGHGESPSSWITVTGEHTTTPPPTSTPPPTSTSPPGSTSITLPPVLFVLSCVGSVCVVVLMVRRCVHRKPEGETQTS, from the exons atgaaggaaacatctgtgctgtgtctgctct ttctgatctcactgctgagctgcacaacaaaccaag ctcgtctgactgtgagtcccagcagctctcagttctttgaaggagactttgtgtctctgagctgtgaggaggacgacagctctgctggatggactctgaggagaaacacaagcaaacaacagaggactcagtgtggagatgggtggggaaAACCAGCTGGTTCTTCATGCAACATCAGCTACATTTACACATctgacagtggagtttactggtgtgaatccagagagagtcccatcagtaacatggttaacctgacagtcactg gtggatcagtgatcctgcagagtcctgtcctccctgtgatggagggagatgacgtcactctgctctgtaaaacaaagaccactccctccaacctcccagctgctttctataaagatggctccctcatcaggaagcagcctacaggtcacatgaccatccagcatgtttccaggtctgatgaaggcctctacaagtgtgacatcagcggtcatggagagtctccatccagctggatcactgtcacag gggaacacaccaccacacctccacctacatccacacctccacctacatccacctcTCCTCCTGGTTCCACCTCCATCACTCTTCCTCctgttctctttgtgttgtcatgtgttggatcagtctgtgttgtggttctgatggtgagacgatgtgttcacaggaaacctgaaggtgagactCAGACTTCCTGA